One window of Stigmatopora nigra isolate UIUO_SnigA chromosome 14, RoL_Snig_1.1, whole genome shotgun sequence genomic DNA carries:
- the elovl6 gene encoding very long chain fatty acid elongase 6, translated as MSVLALQEYEFERQFNEEEAIRWMQENWKKSFLFSALYAACILGGRHVMKQREKFELRKPLVIWSLTLAVFSIFGAVRTGSYMTYILMTKGLKQSVCDQSFYNGPVSKFWAYAFVLSKAPELGDTLFIVLRKQKLIFLHWYHHITVLLYSWYSYKDMVAGGGWFMTMNYLVHAVMYSYYALRAARFKVSRNFAMFITLTQITQMLMGCMVNYLVYSWMQQGQECPSHMHNIVWSSLMYLSYFVLFVQFFLGAYVGKSKTPAAVKKTE; from the exons GAAGAAGTCCTTCCTCTTCTCTGCGCTCTATGCTGCCTGTATCCTCGGCGGCCGCCATGTCATGAAGCAACGGGAGAAGTTTGAGTTGAGAAAGCCTCTGGTGATCTGGTCTCTCACCCTTGCAGTTTTCAG TATATTTGGTGCCGTTCGCACTGGAAGTTACATGACATACATTCTCATGACCAAAGGCCTCAAACAGTCCGTATGCGACCAGAGCTTTTACAATGGACCTGTCAGCAAATTCTGGGCCTACGCATTTGTGCTAAGTAAAGCGCCGGAACTGG GCGACACACTGTTCATTGTGCTGAGGAAGCAGAAGCTGATCTTCCTGCACTGGTACCACCACATCACCGTGTTGCTGTACTCCTGGTACTCGTACAAGGACATGGTGGCTGGAGGGGGTTGGTTCATGACTATGAATTACCTGGTGCACGCCGTCATGTACTCTTACTATGCATTGCGGGCGGCCAGATTTAAAGTGTCGCGAAATTTCGCCATGTTCATCACTCTGACGCAGATCACCCAGATGCTAATGGGCTGCATGGTCAACTACCTTGTATACTCGTGGATGCAGCAGGGCCAGGAGTGCCCATCGCATATGCACAACATTGTGTGGTCCTCACTCATGTACCTCAGTTACTTTGTGCTCTTTGTTCAGTTTTTCTTGGGGGCCTATGTGGGCAAGAGCAAAACACCCGCTGCTGTGAAGAAGACCGAGTAG
- the egf gene encoding pro-epidermal growth factor, producing the protein MLALTLITMALVYVTVQNSGAMTLETACWDERVTRAGRNGSCPALQPFLIFGHGKAIHRMDLDGKNQRRLISGVASSILLNFHFSDERIYWVDKHTGIIYRSSVRGANRQKLYSSDKQISGLAVDWIWNALYWTSREKGRIKRMDTNGKNERTLVRHLNQPSSIAIDPTKRFLFWLSGGMTPSIQRSDVMGHTKMTLIKGSQQLKSLCVDLRDKRLFWVQFSLQGESTMASSDYNGKALHFVDQPLQSDLLGLAVFLEHVYYTESTSRAIKHVNKYTGGEALDVSIKQMAKVPVDIKVVHPDLQPMADSATPFPGCDEQSGNCINVCSKSTERGVCKCNKGFALSKQGSHCEDVNECAHWNHGCSLGCENIPGSYFCTCPKGYALLPDKKMCREIMACEDNASECGDGCLATEEGPMCVCLKGSVLKEDGQACTGCSSADRGGCSQLCIPVSPTRWQCDCLPGYQLHHDGKRCFASGPTPYLLVASLVGVHRINVNGTEGQTLVDEPRGAIVSLDYDPKFNHVYFASTSKKAIERVHLNGGYRQGLITDGPDSNSALAVDWINRKMYWTVTSQSTVVSSTLDGFNMTTIASSGLDKPTSIAVHPLKKKLFWADIGSRPMVERCSLDGTDRAVIVNTNLVAPSGLTVDFTDGRLFWCDETRVETCSLDGSDRWVLLENHVGRPFDLAVFEDKLWMLDRDNRQLISVHKRTGRELQHFHSDLVLPTAVVIVHPLAKPGLGLYNKTGDVTSYPDKTFIMPSNTTDVEGRTFTDKMVSDQNDCFLSRSCSPNAKCHLLAGSPVCSCLEGFTGDGHLCEEMHITPSLATTSRPGSSMESCPSTHESYCLYQGVCFYFPEVESYACNCVAGYMGERCQFSDLEWWELQQAEVEKQKNVIVASCMVLLVCLLSVSACVIFCYGTPRLFCKKNSVETFCETSDACKGVLENTKDGKPQVYPTVDSDPKASVFPLTHCPRRAVCPSCSSETGYNPSEEVGTWSKRNQAYECSMVSTVAMETNQKPHQSMILSQDPITPTQLPCVESNASITV; encoded by the exons ATGTTGGCCTTGACGCTTATTACGATGGCACTGGTCTATGTCACGGTGCAAAACAGCGGCGCCATGACCCTGGAAACGGCATGCTGGGACGAGCGAGTGACAAGGGCGGGGAGGAATGGCAGCTGTCCCG CTCTGCAGCCCTTTCTGATCTTCGGCCATGGTAAAGCCATACACAGGATGGACTTAGATGGGAAGAACCAGAGACGGCTAATATCTGGTGTGGCATCTTCTATCTTGCTAAATTTCCATTTTAGTGATGAACGAATTTATTGGGTGGACAAGCACACGGGGATCATCTACAGATCGTCCGTTAGAGGAGCGAACAGACAG AAACTATACTCATCTGACAAACAAATCTCAGGGCTTGCTGTGGACTGGATTTGGAATGCTCTTTACTGGACGAGCAGGGAAAAGGGCCGAATTAAGAGGATGGATACAAATGGGAAAAATGAAAGGACTCTTGTCAGGCACTTGAATCAGCCCAGCTCAATTGCAATTGACCCTACTAAAAG gtttttgttttggctCTCTGGTGGAATGACCCCAAGTATCCAGCGCTCAGATGTGATGGgacacacaaaaatgacactGATAAAAGGCTCACAACAGTTAAAGTCACTTTGTGTCGACCTCAGAGACAAAAGATTATTCTGGGTTCAGTTTAGTCTGCAAGGGGAAAGCACCATGGCGTCTTCGGACTATAACGGCAAAGCCCTGCACTTCGTAGATCAGCCCCTTCA GTCTGATTTGCTGGGACTAGCGGTTTTTCTCGAGCATGTATATTACACTGAGAGCACGTCCCGGGCAATAAAACATGTCAACAAGTACACAGGTGGCGAAGCTCTGGATGTCAGCATAAAACAAATGGCAAAGGTCCCGGTTGATATCAAAGTGGTTCATCCTGACCTGCAACCAATGGCGGACTCAGCAACCCCCTTTCCAG GATGTGATGAACAGAGCGGAAACTGTATCAACGTGTGCTCAAAATCAACTGAGCGGGGAGTTTGTAAGTGCAACAAAGGCTTTGCTCTTAGTAAGCAAGGCTCCCACTGTGAAG ATGTGAATGAATGTGCCCACTGGAATCATGGATGCTCTCTTGGCTGTGAAAATATTCCAGGATCTTATTTTTGCACCTGCCCCAAAGGATATGCCCTCCTAccggacaaaaaaatgtgtagag AGATCATGGCCTGCGAAGACAATGCCTCTGAGTGTGGTGACGGTTGTCTAGCAACAGAGGAGGGTCCCATGTGTGTTTGTCTAAAAGGCTCTGTTTTAAAGGAGGATGGACAGGCCTGTACAG GCTGTTCCTCTGCAGACAGGGGAGGCTGCAGTCAGCTATGCATCCCGGTATCTCCCACTAGATGGCAATGTGATTGCCTACCTGGGTACCAACTTCATCATGACGGCAAGCGGTGCTTTGCCTCAG gGCCAACACCGTACCTGCTTGTTGCCAGTCTAGTGGGTGTCCACAGAATCAATGTAAATGGCACTGAGGGTCAAACCCTGGTAGACGAACCTAGAGGAGCTATTGTATCTTTGGACTACGATCCAAAGTTCAATCAT GTCTACTTTGCAAGTACATCCAAGAAAGCCATCGAGCGGGTACATCTGAATGGCGGATACAGACAGGGCCTCATCACTGACGGTCCAGATTCAAACAGTGCACTGGCTGTCGACTGGATCAATCGCAAGATGTATTGGACTGTTACAAG CCAGTCAACAGTGGTCAGCAGTACCTTGGATGGATTTAATATGACAACTATAGCAAGCAGTGGACTTGACAAACCAACATCAATTGCAGTTCATCCACTGAAAAA GAAGTTGTTCTGGGCGGATATTGGAAGTCGACCTATGGTTGAAAGGTGCTCTTTAGACGGAACGGACCGAGCAGTGATCGTAAATACCAATTTGGTGGCACCCAGTGGTCTAACCGTCGACTTTACTGATGGTCGTCTGTTCTGGTGCGACGAAACCAGGGTGGAGACTTGCTCTCTGGATGGTTCCGACAGATGGGTTCTTCTAGAGAACCATGTAG GACGACCATTTGACCTGGCTGTCTTTGAGGACAAGCTGTGGATGTTAGACAGAGATAACCGGCAGCTGATAAGTGTGCACAAACGCACTGGGAGGGAACTGCAACACTTCCACAGTGACTTGGTCTTACCCACTGCAGTTGTGATTGTGCATCCGCTTGCTAAACCAG GTTTAGGCCTTTATAACAAGACAGGAGATGTGACATCATACCCAGACAAAACATTTATCATGCCCTCTAACACAACAGATGTTGAGGGAAGGACGTTCACAGACAAGATGGTATCAG ACCagaatgattgttttttgtctAGATCATGCAGTCCAAATGCTAAGTGTCACCTACTAGCTGGCAGTCCAGTCTGCTCCTGTTTGGAAGGTTTTACTGGTGATGGACATTTGTGTGAGG AAATGCACATCACACCATCGTTGGCGACAACAAGCCGCCCTGGAAGCTCTATGGAGAGTTGCCCCTCCACCCATGAGTCTTACTGCTTATACCAGGGTGTCTGCTTCTACTTCCCTGAGGTGGAGTCCTACGCCTGCAA CTGTGTGGCTGGCTACATGGGTGAGCGCTGTCAGTTCAGCGACTTGGAGTGGTGGGAACTCCAGCAGGCCGAGGTGGAGAAGCAGAAGAATGTAATCGTGGCCTCCTGCATGGTCCTTCTCGTCTGCCTGCTCTCCGTCAGTGCCTGTGTCATCTTCTGTTACGG AACTCCAAGACTCTTCTGCAAGAAGAACTCAGTGGAAACATTTTGTGAGACCAGTGACGCGTGTAAGGGCGTTTTGGAGAATACAAAAGACGGTAAACCTCAG GTTTACCCAACAGTGGACAGCGACCCAAAAGCAAGCGTCTTTCCCCTAACCCATTGTCCAAGGAGAGCTGTATGTCCATCGTGCTCATCAGAGACAG GGTACAACCCATCTGAAGAGGTGGGCACGTGGTCCAAACGCAACCAGGCATACGAGTGCTCCATGGTGTCCACCGTTGCTATGGAGACCAACCAGAAACCCCACCAAAGCATGATTCTGTCCCAGGACCCCATCACACCAACACAACTCCCTTGTGTGGAGTCAAATGCCTCCATAACAGTTTAA
- the lrit3a gene encoding leucine-rich repeat, immunoglobulin-like domain and transmembrane domain-containing protein 3a: MMHQILRTLVLICCLNTACPYCPSQCSCVFHGRNDGTGTRSVLCNDPDMSDIPVNVPVDTIKLRVEKTAIRRVPTEAFYYLAELRYLWITYNSISSVDMGSFYNLKVLHELRLDGNAISVFPWESLKEMPMLRTLDLHNNRLTSVAPEAIPYLVKITYLDLSSNKLATLPSDLMDIWPPFNGQPVTSNASQKVVLGLQDNPWFCDCRISKMIEISKMAVTPVVLMDLFLTCSAPENLSGILFQRAELVNCVKPVVMTSATKITSPLGSNVLLRCDATGSPTPNLYWARSEGSLVNSTVQESPGDGIRWSIMSLHGILHKDAGEYSCKAKNEAGTAIATISISVAGTASTTISQTLLETQTGSTGLDWSLGPGKDMGAMATTLPKDQTTPVAIPAKPKMTPSIQKGSLRPAKNQQGSGGRKFVSDEKSKKNEVWKTVKDLEILEETSDSAVLVWAAEGLPKDSPLTVVYSPYGEDVEDDYKRTVETNAGSGKILLEELSPGIRYSVCLIAKGTATAKDPCIDFYTQDNLEDIGQNRFFFIISGIACALALPLIGLLLYKILDLYSKTSEAAPDCEELEKESYVKFETINMKQRAMNPHPTELWARRPTHESERLLLCSRSSMDSQMSYKSDSSRSEYLC; the protein is encoded by the exons ATGATGCATCAGATCCTACGGACCTTGGTGTTGATTTGTTGCCTGAATACGGCTTGTCCTTACTGTCCGTCACAGTGCTCTTGTGTTTTTCATGGACGCAACGATGGAACGGGAACCAG GTCTGTACTTTGCAACGACCCAGACATGTCCGACATCCCCGTCAATGTCCCAGTGGACACCATCAAGCTCCGTGTGGAGAAGACCGCAATCCGCCGTGTACCGACTGAAGCTTTTTACTATCTGGCGGAGCTCCGCTATCTGTGGATCACTTATAACTCAATCTCTTCAGTGGACATGGGAAGTTTCTACAATCTCAAAGTTCTCCATGAACTGAGGCTAGACGGCAACGCGATTTCCGTCTTTCCGTGGGAATCTCTCAAGGAGATGCCCATGTTGAGGACCTTGGACTTGCACAACAACAGGCTTACCAGTGTCGCCCCTGAGGCCATTCCATACCTGGTAAAAATTACGTATTTGGATCTGTCCAGCAACAAATTAGCCACCCTGCCCTCGGACCTCATGGATATCTGGCCTCCATTCAACGGACAGCCCGTCACTTCAAATGCTTCGCAAAAGGTGGTGCTGG GCCTCCAAGACAACCCATGGTTCTGTGACTGCAGAATCTCCAAAATGATTGAGATCTCCAAAATGGCAGTCACACCCGTGGTTCTGATGGACCTGTTCCTAACCTGCAGCGCCCCTGAAAACCTCTCCGGCATCCTTTTCCAGCGCGCTGAACTGGTCAATTGTGTCAAGCCTGTAGTCATGACATCAGCGACCAAGATCACCTCTCCCTTGGGTAGTAATGTTCTCCTCCGATGTGATGCCACTGGCTCCCCGACACCAAACCTTTACTGGGCTAGGTCTGAGGGATCGCTTGTTAACAGCACAG TTCAGGAGTCACCAGGGGACGGCATCCGTTGGTCCATTATGAGCCTGCATGGGATCCTACACAAAGATGCTGGGGAGTACAGCTGCAAAGCCAAGAATGAGGCCGGCACTGCGATAGCCACTATATCCATATCAGTGGCTGGCACTGCGAGCACCACTATCTCTCAGACGTTGCTCGAAACCCAGACGGGTTCGACGGGTCTGGACTGGTCACTTGGTCCAGGAAAGGACATGGGCGCCATGGCAACGACTTTGCCCAAAGATCAGACAACACCGGTCGCAATCCCTGCGAAACCAAAAATGACTCCAAGTATTCAAAAAGGTTCGTTGAGGCCTGCAAAGAACCAGCAAGGTAGTGGTGGGCGGAAATTTGTGTCGgatgaaaaaagtaaaaaaaatgaagtgtggAAGACAGTCAAAGACTTGGAGATTTTGGAAGAAACATCTGACAGTGCGGTTTTAGTCTGGGCAGCGGAGGGCCTACCCAAAGATTCTCCTCTCACTGTGGTATATTCACCTTATGGCGAAGATGTTGAGGACGACTACAAAAGAACTGTGGAAACTAATGCAGGCAGTGGCAAAATACTGCTGGAAGAACTCTCCCCTGGTATTAGGTACTCTGTTTGCCTCATAGCCAAAGGCACCGCCACTGCAAAGGACCCTTGCATTGACTTTTATACACAGGACAATTTGGAAGATATTGGACAGAACCGTTTCTTCTTTATTATTAGTGGCATTGCCTGCGCGTTGGCGTTACCCCTCATCGGTCTGCTTCTCTACAAGATCTTGGACCTCTACAGCAAGACTAGCGAGGCAGCTCCGGACTGCGAGGAGCTGGAAAAGGAAAGCTATGTCAAGTTTGAGACTATCAATATGAAGCAAAGGGCCATGAACCCTCACCCAACGGAGCTTTGGGCAAGGAGGCCCACCCACGAGTCAGAAAGGTTGCTGCTATGTTCTCGCTCGAGTATGGACTCCCAGATGTCCTATAAAAGTGACAGTTCCCGATCCGAGTATCTCTGCTGA